ctctcgacgtTCCTTCTttggggggaggagtggggggggggtcagaattCCCTCTGAATATTTTGTCTTAATGTTCCAGTTGAATAACAATGCGAATCATCTCCAGGTTTTTGAATTGCATCGCGGCTTTTGAGTTCTTGTCGTCCCCCGTGACGTCCCCCGTGACTACTTAAGATTGTTCATTTGTTCTGGCAGTGGGGGGAAGGGCGGACATCGAAGAACAAATAATGCTGAAATTTTTAATGATTGTTTTATATGATTTCACCTGGCAGCGCATGATCTCAGCATTGACAGATAGTCCTGTTGCTCATCCAATCTTTCCTGCTTTGGTCATGTCAAGAGGCCGCCGCTCTCAGAAAGTTGGAGATTGAACCACAGTGCAATTTCACATCTGAAAGCACATgcttacgaacacacacactcacacacacacgcgcatgcacacacacacacacattttttaacagAATTGTTGATATAAGTGTAAAACATATACATGTGCTTTGTAGCCTTCTGTTTCTATGAAAATAAACCCCCGGCCAAGTTTTGCTCCAAACTAATCAGCGTCTTGGCTCCCGAAAATATAAGACTAGACTACTTCCAGTGGTATAATATAATaccaaatgggaaaaaaatgattcaggCACATTTTAATAATCGTAGTTTTACTGAAGTTCAGAAAAGGCAAATCATGGtgtgggtggagagggggggggggggggaagattGTTGAACTTGAATATTTCTGAAGCTGTCATGAAATTgcgttttttccatttttttttcttttattgaaaAGCTTGCATAGCTTGTTTTTCATCGTCGAAATGAATGCGAAAGGCTTTACCCACTTGTTTCACCGAAAAAGGGAATTTATTTCATAGTTGAACAGTTTAATAATAATTCCAGGGAGGTGAGCGGTTTATTTTGAGAGGTGAAAATTGCACAATAAAAAGTTGGCAAATACGCGTGGTGGTGGAATGCGTGGTTGGCGGTGGCTTGCTAATGAGGATAAGCAGAGGTGAATGAACCCACTGCAGGGCCTCTTACTGCACACTTTATGGATACTGATCTTTCGTATGAAAACGTGTGAAGCAAATATTAttatgacatatatatatactgtatagcatctttaaattgaaatgtttacAGCACCTCTAACAGGCCCCTACTTGCTGGGTTTGCTGAGCGGTTTTACAAATTATGCAGCTTGCATTTTTCCCGAGCACAGTTTACTCTCTTTAGGCATGAATTAGTACAGGAATCTAATGGGATTCAACCCCGGAACCTCCTGTCAGTAGCCCGTCCCTGTGTTCTGACTCCTGAACCCCGATATTCATGTAGCCTAAACCCCTCCACCCGGACGTGTTACTGATATTTATCTAGGAGGGGATGTTCTGTGGCAGTCCGAGGTCCGTGTTCTCTGGGTGAACAGCAGCCAGGACCGAATGTGCTGTGGCTGAGAGGCAGGAGAAGGAATTTGGTGGCAATAGAGGACTGCCGGCTCGCggcctccctctccatcttggTACCGAGCGTCTAACAGCTCTGATTTCCCCGCTCCCCCTCTACAGTCGGCATCGCCGCTGCTGGCCCCTGCATGGCCCTGCCCAGTCCTCGctcccccccggcccctgcccagcccccgcctgcccccctcccccccgtgcccatcccacccccccccccccggtccccccctccccccccctggcTGCAGATTCCATGCCGTATGTAATGACTCAGATGAGTTAAGCGGGAGACGCCGGTACAATAAGCGCTCAGCGAAGTGTGAACAATGAAAAGTTCGTCAACTGTCATTTTTCAGCTCCGATTCCTTCCGCcgagcttcccccccccccccccccccccagagataATGATTAAGTGCTAACAGTCAGTCGTTATTGCGCTgttgttctctgtctctccctctctctctccctctctgtctctcactatGCAATATATTCTCTTCTGGAAGCGAGACAAGGACAGTTGGTGAATATTGAGCTTTCTTagatgggggggaggtgttTTAACAATTTGAATTGTGACAAAACCGGCTTGCTTTGGGGAGTCGAGGCGTGGCGTGGTGTTCTGATTTGAAGCCCCTTGTAACTGCCTCCCAGGAGAGCCGTGTTGAGGACTGCATGAGTGTCTGTGCAGAGCACTGCATGAGCAGGGAACTGGAGATACTGAACGCTGAAGGTGCGGTAGTTTGTACGCTGACCTAGAATGTTCTGCGCCACACTGCTGAAAACAGACCTGCTGGACTTGAAAGTTGTGAGAGAACTTCCAACAGGCGAGTAATTAAACATGGCGAAGTGGGGACGCCCCTGCCGCGTGGCAGCCCCAATGCTCCCGAAAAGACTCCAGTATGCCGGCTGTGATCGCAAAGAGATGCTTGCTATTCTCCTCCAGCAGTCATGAGAAGGAAGAGAGTTATTAGCAGGCGCCTTCATTTATAACTGCTTTGTCGTAAGAACCCTTGGTTTTGGCCCAGGCTGGTCTGAACACTCTGTTGCTTGGAGATGAGGTTGTTGAGCtgaggctggggtggggtgttgcTTAGCGATGAGATTGTGGTGCTGAtgctgggctggggtggggtgttgcTTAGCGATGAGATTGTGGTGCTGAtgctgggctggggtggggtgttgcTTAGCGATGAGGTTGTGGTGCTGAtgctgggctggggtggggtgttgcTTAGCGATGAGGTTGTGGTGCTGAtgctgggctggggtggggtgttgcTTAGCAATGAGATTGTGGTGCTGATgctgggcggggtggggtgttgCTTAGCGATGAGGTTGTGGAGCTGAGGCTGGGGTTTTGGGTGGGGATGCTGTGGCTGTCCCGTGGTGTGCTGTCCCGTGGTGTGCTGTCCCGTGGTGTGCTGTCCCGTGGTGTGCTGTCCCGTGGCGTGCTGTCCCGTGGCGTGCTGTCCCGTGGCTAAGTTCCTCTCCCGGTTTTGTTTCGGCAGCTGCAGGAGACGGTGAAGCGGAAGCTGGACAGTGCGCGGTCGCCGCTGAACGGCGAGCAGAACGGCGTGTGCGATGGGAACTTCTCGCCCCACCCGAAACGGCTCCGCAAGGAGGGTCCCGCGGGGGGCCTGGACCCGCTGGCCGGCCTGCCCAACAGCGCTCCCCCCTCCGCCTCACCCCTCCACCAAATGGACATCAAGCCTCCGCTGGGCATGCCCAACAACGCCGGCGGCGTCGGCGGCAACAACCACGTCCCCGGCCGGCCGGACGACCTGGGCAAGAACGGCGGCCTGCCGGACATGAAGCTGAACGGCTCGCTGGACCTGGACGACGGCTTCGGCCTGCTCAAGGACCTGAAGCAGGAGCCGCTGGACGACGGGGCGGGCATGGAGTCCTCCGACACCTCGCTGTCCAATCAGAACAAGCTGTTCTCCGACATCAACCTGAACGACCAGGAGTGGCAGGAGCTGATCGACGAGCTGGCCAACACCGTCCCGGAGGACGACATGCACGACCTGTTCAACGAGGACTtcgaggagaagaaggaggcgGAGTTCCCGCGCCAGGCGGCGCAGACGCCCCTCCCCCAGGAGCCGgcgtcggccccgcccccgcagaGCGCCCCGCTGCCCATGGGCTCTCCGCAGGTCCGGCCCTCGTCCTCGGGGCCGCCCTtcatcgccgccgccgccgccagcggGACGCCGCCCCAGCAGCCGCTGCAGCAGTCCCCCGCCGTCGCCATGGCCACGGGCTCGCCCGCCAACTGCGTGGCGCGGTCGCCGCAGACGCCCACCCAGGCCCCGGCGCAGGCGTCTCGCCCGGGGAACGGCTTCCTGATGAACCCGGGCGGCGGCGTGGGGCCCGTGCCCGCCCCGGGGGCCGCTGGCGGTCCGGGCcaggggggcggcggcgggccgGGGCAGGGGCAGGTCCCGCCCTCCGCGTCGGAGCTGTCCCCCGCggagcagctgaagcagctggcctcccagcagcagcagcgggccAAGCTGATCCAgaagcaccagcagcagcagcagcagcagcagacgcAGGCCGCCAACTGGTCCCCCGCGGGGGCGCCTTCCAGCCCCTACGGGGGGGGCCCCTTCAACCCCGACAAACCAAATAGCCCCATGATGTACCCGCAAGCCTTTAACAGCCAGAACCCCATGGTGGCGGCCATGGCGGGGAACCCTCAGAAGGCCGCCATGAACAACTACCTCCCCCCGAATCACATGACCATGATCTCCCAGCAGCCCGGTGGCATGGGGCAGGCGGCCATGAGCAAGCAGCAGGCGGCCATGCTGTCCTACAGCAACACCAAGCCGCTCAGCCACTTCAGCGCGGTGGAGCACGGGGGCCAGCGGATGACCCCGCCCA
This region of Anguilla anguilla isolate fAngAng1 chromosome 5, fAngAng1.pri, whole genome shotgun sequence genomic DNA includes:
- the maml3 gene encoding mastermind-like protein 3; translation: MDIKPPLGMPNNAGGVGGNNHVPGRPDDLGKNGGLPDMKLNGSLDLDDGFGLLKDLKQEPLDDGAGMESSDTSLSNQNKLFSDINLNDQEWQELIDELANTVPEDDMHDLFNEDFEEKKEAEFPRQAAQTPLPQEPASAPPPQSAPLPMGSPQVRPSSSGPPFIAAAAASGTPPQQPLQQSPAVAMATGSPANCVARSPQTPTQAPAQASRPGNGFLMNPGGGVGPVPAPGAAGGPGQGGGGGPGQGQVPPSASELSPAEQLKQLASQQQQRAKLIQKHQQQQQQQQTQAANWSPAGAPSSPYGGGPFNPDKPNSPMMYPQAFNSQNPMVAAMAGNPQKAAMNNYLPPNHMTMISQQPGGMGQAAMSKQQAAMLSYSNTKPLSHFSAVEHGGQRMTPPMASAGKSPMMPYMQAPAGQGAGQVPVPPQAQGQMGGGQGSHLTEEQKRMLLMKQKLSQSMSYGAMQPHGQVIIIIVPSTSGKESREAEIIPPLPKLSL